The sequence ATTCAGATTGTACCTGCTGTAAGGCATAGTTCCACTGATTTGTATGAGTATCAAATGTTCTCTGAAATATTTGAACTTGAGGGTAGGAGCGCAGAATATCTAGAGTTGTATCAGAACTATAACTGTCAATAACTATTATTTGTTTTGCCCAAGTAAGACGCTGAAGTGTACGGTGGAGGTTGGCAGCTTCATTAAATGTCAGGATCAGGGGAGTTATTTGATCAAGCATTGATTGTAGTTATGACAATATCGTAATATTTGCAGATATTTAATAAACAGCAGAAATCGGTTCTCTTTTACGAATGGACATATATATTTCGATCAATTGTGAGGCAACACGCTCCCAAGTATAGTTTTCAAAAACTAGCTGTCTAGCACGATTTCCCATCTGTTTTGCTTGTTGAGGATTTTGTAAACATTTCGTTAAAGCATCAGCAAGTTCTTCCGCATTAACGTTGACTACATAAGCAGCTTGGGCTGATGCTGCTTCAGAAAAATTGCAGCCAGTAGTAATCACGCATGGCAACCCTGATGCCATACCTTCCAAAACAGACATACTAAATCCTTCAGAGTACGAAGGAGCAACGTAGATGTTTGCAGCAGCAAGAGCGCTGTGTTTGAGGGAGCCTGTCAGCATACCAGTGAAGGTAACTGCGTCTATGCATCCAGCTTGAGCAAAATAGTCCTTAACAACAGGTAAATAACCAATATTGTCTTGCCCTGCAACGATTAAATGTGTATGAGGAAACAGGGTATGTATTTTAGCAAAAGCAGTAGAAAGTAAGTCTAATCCTTTTTTAGGGTCGATTCTACCAAGAAATAGAATTAGTGTTTTATTTCGAGTTTCTGGGAATTTTGAATAAAAATTTTCTGGCTCTGGTAAAGTTTCAAAATCTTGTTTGTGAACTCCATTAGGGACAACAAATATAGGAGCTTTGAGATCAAGGATTTTAACACCTTCTGCTTCTTTTTTTGCTAGAGTTTGAATAGCACTAGCTTGCTGAAGAGCAGGTTTCTCAAATAAGTTGTAGTATAAACGCTTTTTCCAAGCTTTGTATGATAATGCCCAAGGCTCTAACATTCCACGAGGAGTTACAAGATAAGGAATCTTCTGTTGCTGACAAGCCCAATAAGCAGGCAAATTAGCATAAGAAAAAACAGCATTTGCATGTACTAGATCATAGTTGGATGCATTTTTAAATAACCAGTTCGTCAATGCGAGACTAAATTTATAGCCTTTTAAATCCCAATAGGGGAAATATTGAAAGCGATAGGATGTTTCAGAGATCCAAGTTTGTAATGGAACGTTTAGTTTCTCAGAACCGTTAGCATTAGTTGTTATCAAATCAACTTCGATGCTGTGATGACCTAATGCTTGAGCTAGCTCTACAACACTTTTGGAAGGACCACCGTAGACAGTTCCAACAGCAGGAACAAGCATTAAAATTTTCATAAAATCTGTTTAATACTTCAAATAAATCTCACAATCACATAATGATTTAAGTCACTTCAAGACACTGCATTATAGATTCATTAGACTTTTTCTGGCGGTATTTTATAACCTTTGCAGGTACTCCTACGGCTACAGCAAAAGGCGGAATTGACTTAGTAACTACACTATTTGCACCAATAACAGCACCATTACCAATTTCAACACCCTTACCAATGAAAACACCTCTACCAATCCAAACGTCAGAACCTATTTTGATCTTTGCTCCTTGAAAACCTTGATTTCTAATTAAAGTTTCTGGATCTGCATAAGCATGATCGTTATCGCGAATTGATACGAATTCTGCAATCCTTGAGTTATCACCAATTTCTACTCCATACAAAGAAGAAATATATGTGTAATCGTTTAAGCTTACAAAGTTTCCAATATTTATATAGCCATCTGCTCCACAGTTCAGAAATATTCCTATTCCGAACGAGCAATTATTTCCAACTCTGATATCACGAAAAGCATATCCAAATCGAGGAAATCCTTGAAAACAACAATTTTTACCTAAAGCCCTAAACCATATCTGTGGAAAAAATAAACAGCTATTAGCTACTAAAGTAGATTTTAAAAAGTCAAAGCCTTTAAATACCTTTGACAAGAATAAGTAGAACATATAAATCTGTGCTTAATCTCTGATTGAACAGAAGCAGGAATTAAATGCATAAATTATAATTGTGTTATGGCAGTTAATTTTCTCTTTCTCTAAGTAATATACGTTTGTGCTGCTGTGCGGCTGAACCATACTTAGTCCAAAGTTCTAATCGTCTTTGTGCATTAGTTATATAACGTTCGCGTGTTTTTGTGTCAAATAGAATTGCAGCAATCGCTACAGCTATTTGTTGTGGACTGTTTGGATCTATCAACATTATCTCCTCGTCAGTAAATTCTTTTGTAATACCACCTACTCGTGTAGCTATCACAGGTACTCCTTGACTTAATGCTTCATCTATTACACGAGGAACTCCTTCCGGATAAGAAGATGATGGTACAACTAATACATCTGTCTCTTGAAAAAAAGCAGACAATTTTTCTTTTGCATCAACCCAACCATGAAACTTGATGTATTCATTAAATTTCATATTTTGAACAAATATTTCAGTTGCTTGACGATCCGCACCATCACCAACCACATCGAGTACAATTGTTACTTCTGGGTAATTGTGAACAACTAACTGCATTGCTAAAAACAAATCTTTTAATCCTTTGCGCCAGAGAACTTGACCTAGATATAAAACTCGCTTTACACAACTAACTGAAGAATCTGGAGCGTATGTTTTACTACGTAGGTTTAGATGCCCAAGAGGAACAGTTTCAACCACGTTTTGATTGAATTTACGTACACGATCAGCTAAATATTTTCCTCTAGCAATTACTACACTTGCTATTTTTAATGTGTACTCAGTACTAAAACGATATAGAACTGACCAGCCTAACCATTTACCATTTGCTTGTAAAAGAGATTGTTCATAATCATTACCTAAATAAACCACCATGCCTCGTGATAATTGATGAATTAGTGGAAGAATTGGCACGAGAGATAGAAAAGCAGGAAAGTATAGTATTACATAGGGTCGGTGCCTTAGGTAAGCTATTAAGCGTAGCCAGTTGAAGAGTGCCTTTTGGTGCGATTGTAGAGGAACAACTTTAACTAAATTTGAATTTATATTTCCTTGCAGTGAAGGCATTTCGCTAGATACATAGGTTATCCAAGTACATTCATCAAATTGCTGAGCTAATTCATTAATATATTCGGCAATTGATGTTTTAGTTATCCACGTATTGTTTGAAGTATGCTGTACAGATGATAATCCAACTATCAATATGTTTTTACGTTGAATTTTCATTTTAAAAACTTACCTTTTTATTTACTCTTAACGACTTTAAGTGAAAAGTAATACCAGCAAGAATCCAGGCAAACATTGTTGCTATTGTAGTATGTGTTAATCCATACATGAAGAAACTAACAAGCGCAGCAAATAATGGAATTTCTATCTGTGGCTCGATAATATTAAAAGCTCTAACTAAAACTGGTAAAATGAAAAATGTAAATAGGAGAAGACCTAGTGGACCTCCTGCTCTTAAGATATCAATGATATTACTATGCGCATTTTTGCTATATACACGGCTACCTACTTGGATTTCTGATTCAGTAAAGCCAAGACCAAATGGTGATTCTGATAAATCTTTTAATGTACTCTCAATCGCTCCAAAGCGTGCTGTATCAGATTTGCTACTTTGTATTGCTTCTAATTGAGTATCACTCAGTCGTTGTATTAATGCTGTATATTGCTTTGGTAAATAACTTTGAATCAGAAAAATACCTATTGCTAGTATCGTACTAGCAGCAACAAAGTTTCGCAACCAATACTTTACTCTTGTAATGTCTCCGCTAATGTAAAAGATGTACGTAATCACAATAGCAAAGCTTATAAATAAGCCTCTTGAATAGGTAAGTATTGCTGCTAAGATAGTAGGAATCAATACCACAATCCATAAAAATTTTTGTTTTTTTTCAACTGATTGCGAAAAAATGAAAGCTATTGGGATGGGAAAAGCAAGGCATAAGTGAGCAGCCATTGGTGTTTGGCTGTAAAAGGGACCTAGTAAATTAGCAACTTCCAATCCACGACTAGCTGAACGCTCATTAACTCTAGGTATATCAACTACATGAAAATAATCGATAAGACTTGTAATAGACATTAAGGCAGTAGATATAGCAAATACTGATATTAACTGCAAAATTTCTTGTCTTTGTAGCTTTAACCCTGCGACAGAAAAAGCAAGCAAGAAATAGCCACCTACTAAAATTGTCATTTTTATAGCTTGTATTGGTTCAGAAGCAAATAAAGATGCTGTGCCACTAAGAATCAGAAAAGCTACAAAAAACAAAGCATTTGGATAGCGCTTTATTGCAGCCATAGTTCTTCCAGAGAATACACTTAATCCAATTAGTAGTATTGCTAATCCTGTTGTTATGCCTATATTAGTTTCTCCCTTAGCAGTCTGTGCAAAGCGCATTAAATCTCCCCAGGGCGAAAAAGCTACACAAGATAATAAGAGTATGTATATGATATTTCTCATCTTTTATTATTTAAAATTTAAAAAATGAACTCAACTAATAATCAGTTTAATTTATAAATTTGCGATTTATAAAATCTCAGTCGATTTCTAATTTTGTTTAGCTGTTGAATATATATTTCTTGTAGGTAAAATTTGACCCTGTCAACTCTATGAATAGTTAGTCTTATTGAATGGGATTTTAAAGAATAATTAAGATGTTTAAGAAAGTCTCCAGTCAGAATCTCAAATATTTCAATCTCCTCAGAAGCTAGTTTTTTTTCCCAATCGTTTAATCGCGTTACATCTAAACGTTTTCCAATAAGATTATGCTGTGCAGAAGTATAAAATGGTACTTTGAATCCTGTAGCTTTAAGCATTAAGTGTTGATATTCAATATCTAGATAAGAGCAAAGGTTTTTTACAGTTTCTTCAGGTTCGCTGATTAAATCTTCGTACTTGATACGGATAATTTTGTCCTTTCCAAGAAAAGATTCAGCAGCAAGACCATATGCCATATGTTCTACCCACCAACTAGCTGCTTTTGTTATTGTGTTTGGTCCCCAGTCTAGTGGCATAACTGAGGAAGCTACGGCTCTACCGTCTCTAACAATGTGTATAAATTTAGCTTGTGGGAAAACTTCTAGTAAAGTTTTAGCATACTTCATGTTTGTAGGAGTATGATCTATCCACAGCTTAGGAGATTTAGAGGAATTTATACTTTCTGCGTATTTCTTCACAAAAAAATCTACTGTATGAATAGCACTCTTAGCTAAATTTTCTTGTAAATTTTCCGCATCTACGCTAATTCTCCATATTTTGAAGCGCTTGTCTTTTAAAATTTCGTTTGTATATGTATGAAAATGAGCTTTATGGTTGCAAGCTTGAATGATATTTAATTTGAATTGAAATTCTGGTATCGTTAGGCAATCGCTATGACTACCTAAAATTGCTCCTAGCAAAGTCGTTCCACTTCTACCACATCCACCTATGAAAACGGGATTCATTGTTGCCTCCTTAAAGAATTTTTTAACAACTTTTACCAAAATTAATTATGGTTTTAATTTGAGGAATGCTTTTGTAAAAACCGTTTATATGTATTAGCTATAGTATTAAATAACCATATTGCATCGACACCCCAAAAAGTTTGAGGAATAAGAAGAGATAATAAAAGAGAAAAAGCTAAAGTTATTGTTCCAGCTATGCTAATAATTGCTAAATTTGGTATAAACAAACTTCTCATAAATGTAGCTATTAACCAAACACTGACATAGGTAATAACGGCAAAGCAACTAGCTGGTATATGTGCTGCAAATAAATCTCGCCAAGTAATAAATGTCAAACGCAAGCTAAGCTGAGCCATGAGAAGAAAGTTTATGCTAAGAGCAATCAGAACTCCGATCGCTACACCTGATATTCCCCAATAATGTCCTAGCCAAGCTCCTGCTAAAATGAGAGTTGCGTAAACTCCTTGTATCCAAGCTCGTTTGTAGACTGCACCTTTGGCTCTTGCTAGCGAATCACTAACTTTATAACTAGTACGAAACAGCATACCTATCGTCAGAATTTGGAAGGGAATGATCGCTCCAGTCCAAGCAGGTCCCAGTAACAAATGGATAATCTCAGGACTTAAAGCAAACAAAGCTGCACTAGTAGGTAATATTATTAACGCGATAAGTGTGATACTGCGTCTATAAGCTATTGCCAATCTTTTTGGTTCTTCTTGAACTTTTGCCATTGCTGGAAAAAGTACTTTATCTAAAGCTTGACCTAGCAGATTTGCAGGTAAAACCATAAGTTGATAAGCTCTTCCGTATAAGCCTAAAGCTTCTGCACCCAACCAGCGACCTACTACTAAGTAATCGCCCTGAGTTGCAATATAGTTAAAAATACGAGCAATTGTAAATCCACCACCAAAATGTATTAAATCGTCAAAAGCAGCGCGGTCAAACTGGGGTAATTTTGGATGAGGCTTAATAATGAGCAAAATTAGGCTGTTGGTAGCTGCCTGAGATAGCGTTGCTCCTACTAACGCCCATATCCCAAAGCTAGCAAGAGCAAGGCTGACTCCAACAATACCGTATCCTACAATAAACGACGCAAGGTTAATACTCGTTAACCAACGAAATTGTAGTTCTCTTTGTAATAGCGATTCAGCAATAACTGATATACTATGCAGAGGGAAAACCAACACGAGAACGCGAATAACTAATGTGAGTTCCTCCATCTGAAAGAAGTTTGCCAAGCTAGGACTAAATAGCCAGAGAAAACTTGCCATTAGTAACCCAAAAAATACAGAAACTGTAAAACCAGTACGCAGATGACTGTCTTCTAAATTTGGACGTTGTACAATTGCTGGACCAACACCTAGTAAAGAAAAAATTTCGGAAAAACCTATAACAATAGAGGCAGCATTAACAATCCCAAAATCTGCTGGAGTGAGAAGACGTGCCAAAATAATAAAGACTACTAACCGCAGTATAGCTTGAAAACCCGCACCGGAAATTACCCAAAATAATCCATTTAATGTACTATGGGTTATACTCTTCTGCATACATGAATTAAAAATAGTAGATTTCGCTTGTTTATTTGGTTAGCAGATGTATGAAACACGTTTGTCAGCTAAATAGTAAAACCTAGGCTTGCAATCTTTTATTTTTTTGCCTTGCGTGAACTACAAAAAGAATTTAACCTGATTTACAAACAACTATGTATGGAGATCTCACGGAACTTTTGAGGTAATTCATAATATTCTATTATTTGCCTAAGTAGATATACGGTATTTTGCCGCTGTGTTTTGTGCAGATAATCAAAAACTAATTAATTAGCTATGCGTTGAGAAAAAGGATTAAATTAATAATTGCAAATTAAAGTTCGCATATTTACGTATAAATTCAGCTTTACCTTGTAAGACGATAAGAAATTCTGCTCAAGCTCCAGTAATATTACTGATAAATTAATATGAGTTATGATTGCTTCTGCGATTTGTCTATATCGCATCTTGATAAGTGGGATCGCCTAGCTTAGTAGGACCCGAACTCAACTTTTAGATAGCGTTTTTTATTTAAGTGCGATTGTGTCTAAATCAACAGTGCGATCGCCTACTTAGACAAACTCAGTAATTCTCCTCAAACATTGGGCTGGATGTCGCCTACGCGGGACGATCAGTATGAAATCAACTACTCACCAGCAGCCTGTAGGATTGTTGCATATAACTGGCTACTTACTCGAAAATCCACCTGCTCAATCAAGTGATCCATTAGAGGCTTAACAGACAAAATCAAACCATTCCGTTTAGCTTGTAATAAAACACCCAAAAGCCCAGTTACATTAAGTCCCAAATCTGCTGCCAATACTCTGCCGCGACGCTCATCCATTAAAAGAAGATTCGCCTTCAGTTCCAGTGTTAAAATGATTGCTTCAGCTTCACCCAAGTCAATATTACTCTGTTTAGTTTGAGTATCTTTCACTCGTTGAGCGTCAGTAACGGTTTGAGTCTGAATCCAAGGTAGAGTTTTTACTTCGGCTGCACCAGGAACAATCTTACCCACATTCACCATTTCGTTGTAAACGGCAGTAGGAATAATGATGACTCCATAAAGTTGCCGCAACAGATCTAACTGACCATCGCTGCTAAGTTTGTAATAGGTGAAGTATCACTGACAACAATCACAACAAGCCCATTGACTGCAATGTTGTCACATCAGACTGAAAATCTTCTACATCGTAGTTAATACAAAGTCCTCGTTTTGCTAATTCGTGTTGAAATTCAATGACTGTTAGCCCAGTCCAAGCGCGAACTTTGCCACTGCTGATTTTTTCCTGCTTATACAGCATGATAGCAATTTCTAGCCGCAATTCATCCTCACTCATCTTAGTTGCTTGCAGAATCTCATCAGGAATAACAACGCTCATTGGTTTGTGTGGTAGAAAGTAAAGTTATCCTAATTCAAGGATAAGCAATTCTACACTGCTGATAACTTCCTCCACTCCAACAGTGCGATCGCATAATAAAAAAAGAGGCACGTGATATGCCTCTGTAAATTTAGCGATGCACAAGCATTTTATTGTGCGGCAGAAGTTGCACTCACTAGCGCGGTTAACACCGATTGCACTGCAACGAGTTCTGGTGATGGATTACTCAACGCCGAGCCACTCGCATCGATAACCGCATTGTAGGCTTGCACTGCTGCTAACAAGTTGGCTGGAGATGCTGTAGTGTTATCGAACAATCCTTGGAGCGCCGCTACAAGTTCTGCTGCTAGTGCTGGATCGTCAACTAAGGATGCGATCGCACTTTCGAGTGCAGTCGGATCTCCTGTTCCTGTAAGTACCGCTAATAGAGTTTGTTGTACTGTATTAGGAATACTTGCAATAGCGACTCCAGGAACGGCAACAGGTAATGTTCCTTGCGCTAATTGAGCGCTGATGATACTAATCGCTTGACGCAGCGCGAGTAATAGGGCTGCTTTGGAAATTCTTGTACCACTTCTTGTTAGGCTAGGAGCAAAAGCACCACCAGCAATATCACCTGTTGTAATGATTGCACCTGTAACGTCAGAAGCGTTTCCAGTTTGTGCTGGCGCGGGTATTGCAAAAACGAGTAAAGAAGTTCCTAGTGTTAAACCAATAGATAAACGTTTTAGAATGTTTTTCATAATTTCAAATTTGATTAAAACTTACAAATATCAGTTTGGAAGAATTTGCATCAAAAGGAGATAGCATAACCGACACCGAGAATAAATCTCGCACCGTCACCTGCATTCCCTGTAACATCAGCGATCGCCGGAGTAATAATTAGTGGGAAGTTGAAAGGAACAATCGAAGCACCCAAGTTTAAGTCTTGACCTGTCCAGTCGGCGATGAGTGAGACGCGCTCTAAAGCTTGTATACCGATGCTACCAAAGACATTGACGGATTCGTTACCAGCTTCGACATCGCTTTCCGAACGGAAACGACCGCCACCTAGTCCTAAAGATAAAGTCAGCTTACTTAAAGGGTCAGCAGGGTCATCGCGCAAGGGAATAATCTTACTGACAACGCCATAAACACTGCTACCACCATCGGTAGAACCCCAAGTCGTCGCATTCTCGACACCAACCGCAACGCCAAAGTTATTTGGTAATACGCGGTGCAGTTTCAAACTCACACCACCATCTTCAAATGTGTCACCGATTAAATCGACAACCGAAACCGCAACCTCTAACCCAACAGCACGATCTGCGTCACCTAAACCAAAACCGAAGGAAACTCCGCCGTCCGAGCGACTCGTATTTCGCGCCCGTGCTTGAAAGCTAGCACCTAAAAATGCATCACCCCAATCAGCACCAAACGCGGTAGGCGAACCGACACTCGATCCACCACCTGGTACTGTAGGTCTAATCGTATCGACGATTGTTGGTGGTTCAATTCGAAATTGCTCGCGTAACTGCGCGACTTCTTGTTCTGGAGGTGATGTAGGAGTAGGTTCTGGTGCGGTAGCAACGGTTTCGTAACCCACAATATACTGATTTGCTACATCGGTTGGTTCTAAAGGTGGTACTGTACCGTTACGGACTAAAGCTTGATAAATAAACGCCGCGACATCCGCACGTGTAGCAATTTGATTTGGGCTGAGCGTTGCTAGATTAGGGTAGTTAACGACTATCCGATTTTCGGTTGCAGCAGCGATCGCCTTGCGCGCAAAATCAGGAATATCAGCAGCATCTTGGAAGTTATCTAGAATCGCGACATTACTTGCGTTTAAGTTCAGTCCACTTGCAAGGGAGACTAAAACTTGTGCGCGCGGAATGTTTTGCTCAGGAAGAAAGATGTTATTCGGATATCCTGCCAAAAACCCTGATTGGTACGCGGCTTGAATCGCATCACTTGCCCAGTAAAATGAAGGAACATCGTTAAAAGTGATTCCTTCCCGTTGCTGTGTTAGCGGAAACGCTTTACTAATCATCGCGGCAAACTGCGCGCGCGTCACGGGTGCATTAGGACGAAAAGTTCCATCGGGAAAACCACTAATAACATTCCGTGCAGCTAAAGCTTCAATAAAACTTTGCGCCCAGTTGTTTTGAATATCTGGAAACGTTGTTGCTTGCGCGACCTTGTAACTATCTACGTTTGTCGAATTGTTTTGTGCTGCTTGTTGCTGCAATAGATGCGCAGCGTTGGCCTTGAACAAAGTCGCGTTATCTTGCGAATTAAGATTTGCAGGGCTAGCATACGCTACCTGACCTAAGTTACTAATAGCTAACGCTGCTAAAATATAAATTGCAGGTTTCAAAATCAGCATACAAGTTGTTTTATTTAACAGTTATGTTGTGGGTTGAAATCAGTGCATTTTTGGAGATATTGTTTTGCTAGCGCACTAGCTTACAAAAAATATGCAGACAGTATTGGCTCTTGAAGTCAACATCAAGAGGAATCAGATAAACAGCACCGTTTTCGCTGGGTTGAATACAGCTACAACCTACTTATAAGTGCGTGAAAATAAAGATCATTTCAGGGTTGGTTATTAGCAACAACAAGCCGTTAGTGATTAGCTATTGGCTTTTCTTAGGCTAAAGTCTTAACTGCAAGCGCGTGCTAAACACTTTTCCGCTATTTAACCCAAAAAAGGAGCAATTTCAATGTTTTTGGCATTTTTAGACAATAATAAGCGACGACAGCAATGTAACTTTGCTGTGTCATGCATTCAAGCGTGTTTTCACTTAAAAAAACAGAATAAATACGGAGGAGTAAAGTAGATTCAGTAATTTTACCGTATTACCAAATTTAGAGTTTTTGCTACAAATATTTTAACAACGTAGATGCGTTGAATCACGTTACTGTAAACTCTTTTTCACCGCTGAAGCTAAATTGAGACGAATCTTGAGGATGCAATTACGTAATTGTGAAAATTTTGCACAAATCACAATGCTGTGATTAGACCTGCTTATAGAAATACGAACGGCTGATTCGTCACGCAGCAAGTAAGATATCAGCAATGCGTGTTGCTGCGTTACCTTCACCGTAGAGTCGTGGTGCATGAGTCGGTGTCGTAAAATGAGTTAAAGATTGATATAAGTTTTCGGGCTTGACGAGATGATTCCAACCAACTTCTACTGTTTCTTGCCATTCGGTTTCGTCTCTCAGTGTAAAGCAAGGACGTCCTAGGATATATGCTTCTTTTTGCATTCCTCCCGAATCAGTAAGCACAGATTGACAGTTTTTTTCTAAGATCAACATATCTAGGTAGCTCACTGGTGGAATAACTTGTATCGCTTCAAGATAAGGTAACATTTCCTGCTGCTGTACTTTGGCTAAGGTACGCGGATGCATGGGAAAGACAACAGGATATTTGAGTTGCGTTAAATTTTCTAAGATATTTTGGAGGCGATCGCGGTTATCGGTGTTACTCGGTCGATGAATCGTTGCTAAATAAAATTTTTGGTCAACTAAATCAAGTTTCTCTAGAATTTGCGATGTCTGCTGGGCTTTGGCAAGATACGTTAGGATCGCGTCCATCATCACATCCCCGACGAGATGTACTCCTTGCAAGATTCCCTCCTTAGTGAGACACTGTACAGCTAGAGGTGTCGGTGCAAAGAGCAGCTGTGAAAGATGATCGGTAACAACGCGATTGACTTCTTCGGGCATTTCGCGATTAAAGCTGCGTAATCCTGCTTCAATATGGACAATAGGAATTTGTAGCTTCGCCGCAACTAAAGCGCCGGCGATCGTCGAGTTAGTATCACCATAAACGCAAACCCAATCGGGCTTAATTTGTAATAAGATTTCTTCTATCTTTTCCATCATGCGACCTGTCATCGCCCCATGATTTAGACTGTGGATATTTAAATGATATTTGGGTTGGGGTAAATCCAAATCTTGAAAGAAAACATCAGACATTACGCGGTCAAAATGCTGTCCGGTGTGGATAAGAATTTCTTCGATTTCAGCATTTTTCAAGGCAGAACTAACGACTGATGCTTTGATAAATTGTGGTCTAGCACCTAGAATTGTGGCTAATTTCATAAGTATAGAAATTCTAAATTAGTTATAAATTATAGGCATTTTTGGCAATCGGTAGTGGGTAATTGGTAATAGAGTTTTGTACAAGAAGTCTATTTGTAAACTAAAATTTTCTTTTGTTTGATGAATCTTTTTTTCATTAGCTGAGTTAAATATCGTAGGTGACTTAAAATGACTCTAGCAACACGTAGTTTTGACTGTCCATAAACTCGACTTTGAAGTTCAGCAGGATACTCTGCAACTTTGTAACCATGCAGCATAGCTTCGACTAAAATTTCGACTAGACCA is a genomic window of Chroogloeocystis siderophila 5.2 s.c.1 containing:
- a CDS encoding S-layer homology domain-containing protein, with protein sequence MLILKPAIYILAALAISNLGQVAYASPANLNSQDNATLFKANAAHLLQQQAAQNNSTNVDSYKVAQATTFPDIQNNWAQSFIEALAARNVISGFPDGTFRPNAPVTRAQFAAMISKAFPLTQQREGITFNDVPSFYWASDAIQAAYQSGFLAGYPNNIFLPEQNIPRAQVLVSLASGLNLNASNVAILDNFQDAADIPDFARKAIAAATENRIVVNYPNLATLSPNQIATRADVAAFIYQALVRNGTVPPLEPTDVANQYIVGYETVATAPEPTPTSPPEQEVAQLREQFRIEPPTIVDTIRPTVPGGGSSVGSPTAFGADWGDAFLGASFQARARNTSRSDGGVSFGFGLGDADRAVGLEVAVSVVDLIGDTFEDGGVSLKLHRVLPNNFGVAVGVENATTWGSTDGGSSVYGVVSKIIPLRDDPADPLSKLTLSLGLGGGRFRSESDVEAGNESVNVFGSIGIQALERVSLIADWTGQDLNLGASIVPFNFPLIITPAIADVTGNAGDGARFILGVGYAISF
- the wecB gene encoding non-hydrolyzing UDP-N-acetylglucosamine 2-epimerase; its protein translation is MKLATILGARPQFIKASVVSSALKNAEIEEILIHTGQHFDRVMSDVFFQDLDLPQPKYHLNIHSLNHGAMTGRMMEKIEEILLQIKPDWVCVYGDTNSTIAGALVAAKLQIPIVHIEAGLRSFNREMPEEVNRVVTDHLSQLLFAPTPLAVQCLTKEGILQGVHLVGDVMMDAILTYLAKAQQTSQILEKLDLVDQKFYLATIHRPSNTDNRDRLQNILENLTQLKYPVVFPMHPRTLAKVQQQEMLPYLEAIQVIPPVSYLDMLILEKNCQSVLTDSGGMQKEAYILGRPCFTLRDETEWQETVEVGWNHLVKPENLYQSLTHFTTPTHAPRLYGEGNAATRIADILLAA